Proteins encoded by one window of Cuniculiplasma divulgatum:
- a CDS encoding glycine C-acetyltransferase, which yields MTSLEWVDQELENLKNEGRYVPIRILETSQGAHVKIEGKEVLNMCSNNYLGLANNPEVKKAVVEAIDEYGIGAGAVRSIAGTMEIHMKLEEKVASFKHMESALVYQGGLLANLGTIPVLVGKEDVIFSEELNHASIIDGMRLSSAKRYVYDHMSVENLEKNLKEHRKEGKRSLIVTDGVFSMDGDIAPVKEIQELKDKYDTMFYVDDAHGEGVLGKNGRGIVDHFGLQGKVEIEMGTFSKALGSMGGFVAGSQKLIDLLKQRARPFLFSSALNPGDTAGVLKSIEIMERDDSLVKKLWENANFLQKGFRDAGFRLTSTKTPITPVVIGDEKKTLELSNYLYKNEGVFASPIVFPTVAKGVARIRVMPSAVHSKDDLKRTLEAFENGAKALKIM from the coding sequence ATGACAAGTTTAGAATGGGTTGACCAGGAACTGGAAAATTTGAAAAATGAGGGCAGATATGTGCCTATAAGAATTCTTGAAACTTCTCAGGGAGCTCACGTGAAGATTGAGGGAAAGGAAGTTCTCAATATGTGTTCCAATAATTATCTTGGACTCGCAAATAATCCAGAGGTAAAGAAAGCAGTTGTTGAAGCTATTGATGAATATGGGATAGGAGCAGGAGCTGTAAGATCCATAGCCGGGACAATGGAAATACACATGAAATTAGAGGAAAAAGTAGCATCCTTCAAGCACATGGAATCAGCGCTCGTATATCAGGGAGGGTTGCTTGCAAATCTTGGAACAATACCTGTTCTTGTGGGCAAGGAGGATGTGATTTTCAGTGAAGAATTAAATCATGCAAGTATAATTGATGGCATGAGGTTGAGTTCGGCAAAGAGATATGTGTACGATCACATGTCAGTTGAAAATCTTGAAAAAAACCTTAAAGAACATAGAAAGGAGGGAAAAAGATCACTAATAGTCACAGATGGTGTCTTCAGCATGGATGGGGATATAGCACCTGTGAAGGAGATACAGGAATTAAAGGATAAGTATGATACAATGTTCTATGTTGATGATGCCCACGGTGAAGGTGTACTTGGAAAGAATGGAAGAGGAATAGTTGATCACTTCGGTCTTCAGGGTAAGGTAGAAATTGAAATGGGTACTTTTTCCAAGGCTCTGGGTTCTATGGGGGGCTTTGTCGCAGGAAGTCAGAAATTAATAGATCTGCTTAAACAGAGGGCAAGACCATTTCTATTCAGCAGTGCGTTGAATCCAGGAGATACTGCAGGAGTTTTGAAGTCCATAGAAATAATGGAAAGAGATGATTCACTGGTCAAGAAACTGTGGGAAAACGCAAACTTCCTTCAGAAAGGATTTAGAGATGCGGGTTTCAGACTCACCTCCACAAAGACACCGATTACTCCTGTTGTCATAGGAGATGAGAAAAAGACTCTTGAACTCAGCAATTATCTATATAAAAATGAGGGAGTTTTTGCCTCACCAATTGTTTTTCCCACGGTCGCAAAGGGAGTTGCCAGGATACGTGTCATGCCTTCGGCTGTACATTCCAAAGATGACCTGAAGAGAACGCTAGAGGCTTTTGAGAACGGAGCGAAAGCCTTGAAGATTATGTAA
- a CDS encoding alanyl-tRNA editing protein has product MTEKLYFNDSYLKECDGRINRINDKGVIPDRTVFYPSGGGQPGDSGILTVNGKEYRVGNTVKEGEEVLLLIDGPFDDLKEGDHFHGTIDWHKRYSYMKFHTSIHLIDGIVNKMPDYEGLITGSQIYEDRARVDFSIEDFSQDMAQEIINRVNGAIMENHDIRVKYISGEEAVKIPNISRTAPGRELIKNLSIVRIIEIVGIDEQADGGTHVSNTRELGQIKLQKIENKGKKNKRLYFTLVPF; this is encoded by the coding sequence ATGACGGAGAAATTATATTTCAACGATTCATATTTGAAGGAATGTGATGGCAGAATTAACAGGATTAACGATAAAGGGGTTATTCCTGATCGAACAGTTTTCTATCCTTCAGGAGGGGGGCAGCCAGGAGATTCAGGAATTCTTACGGTAAATGGAAAAGAGTACAGGGTTGGTAACACCGTAAAAGAGGGAGAAGAGGTACTTCTTCTTATCGACGGTCCTTTTGATGATTTAAAGGAAGGAGATCACTTTCATGGAACCATAGACTGGCATAAAAGATACAGTTACATGAAGTTTCATACCTCTATTCATCTCATAGATGGAATTGTAAATAAAATGCCTGATTATGAAGGTCTGATCACCGGTAGTCAGATATATGAGGATAGGGCGAGAGTGGACTTTTCCATTGAGGATTTTTCTCAGGATATGGCCCAGGAAATAATAAACAGAGTTAATGGAGCCATAATGGAAAATCACGATATCAGGGTAAAATATATATCAGGGGAAGAAGCAGTGAAAATACCAAATATTTCAAGAACAGCACCAGGTAGAGAACTTATAAAGAACCTTTCTATTGTAAGGATCATTGAGATAGTCGGGATAGATGAACAGGCTGATGGGGGAACACACGTTTCGAATACCAGAGAGCTTGGCCAGATAAAATTGCAGAAGATAGAGAACAAGGGAAAAAAGAATAAGAGGTTATATTTTACACTGGTACCTTTTTAA
- the carA gene encoding glutamine-hydrolyzing carbamoyl-phosphate synthase small subunit: MRRYLLLEDGSSFEGKAFGSCENSTGELVFNTSFTGYYEIMTDPSYGGQIIVFNFPSMFYYDYMKDVAQSDGISASGIVVKDGIIPGNGTFKILDDLLKLKHVPGIYGIDTRKLTQKIRDSGNLKGIISSTDRMPDNFSEMDTEDLIKKFSTGKSYNIKGEGNKKILFIDMGTKTSLLREVSQLGDLEVVNIFNLPKNYEDYDGIFLSNGPGDPGNKVFSELKGELKNVIGKVPVFGVCLGHQIIGEVIGGRIEKMKFGHHGSNHSVGNGQRSFITSHNHNFRIAEDSLYIKGVDIMYRDLNDGTPEMMGIEDKMLLSAQFHPEGSPGPRDSTGFFNLMRSVMDGIRN; encoded by the coding sequence GTGAGAAGATACCTTCTTCTCGAGGATGGCTCGTCCTTTGAGGGGAAGGCATTTGGTTCATGTGAAAACTCAACAGGTGAACTGGTCTTCAATACATCTTTCACAGGATATTATGAAATAATGACTGATCCATCATACGGAGGTCAGATCATAGTTTTCAACTTTCCCTCAATGTTTTACTATGACTATATGAAGGATGTAGCCCAGAGTGATGGGATAAGCGCAAGTGGAATAGTAGTCAAGGATGGAATCATTCCAGGAAACGGTACTTTTAAAATTCTGGATGATCTATTAAAATTGAAACATGTTCCAGGAATATATGGTATTGATACCAGAAAGTTAACCCAAAAAATAAGGGATTCTGGTAATCTTAAGGGGATCATAAGCTCTACAGATAGGATGCCAGATAATTTTTCAGAAATGGATACTGAGGATTTAATAAAAAAATTTTCAACAGGAAAATCGTATAACATTAAGGGCGAAGGTAATAAGAAAATTCTCTTTATTGACATGGGCACAAAGACATCACTCCTAAGGGAAGTTTCACAGCTAGGCGATCTTGAAGTTGTGAATATCTTCAATCTTCCAAAAAACTATGAAGATTATGATGGAATCTTTCTCTCAAACGGTCCCGGCGATCCAGGTAACAAAGTATTCAGTGAACTCAAGGGAGAACTGAAAAATGTGATAGGTAAGGTACCAGTCTTTGGTGTTTGTTTAGGACACCAGATAATTGGTGAGGTTATTGGAGGCAGGATAGAAAAGATGAAATTCGGTCATCATGGTTCAAATCATTCTGTTGGGAATGGACAAAGATCGTTTATTACATCACATAACCATAATTTCAGAATAGCAGAAGATTCACTGTATATTAAAGGAGTGGATATAATGTACAGGGACCTGAATGACGGCACTCCTGAAATGATGGGAATAGAGGACAAAATGCTTCTAAGCGCACAGTTTCATCCCGAAGGCTCGCCTGGACCAAGGGATAGCACCGGATTTTTTAATTTAATGAGGAGTGTAATGGATGGTATCAGAAACTAG
- a CDS encoding MBL fold metallo-hydrolase has protein sequence MEVVNSFTLIPGTMANCYDVSYNGKRFLIDAGTKGSGKKIVEYYNALKTKPNIVLITHYHPDHIGGLSLVKETFNPVIYVPDGEIDVVKGQKKMTPASSLMSKFVATVMKSKPVKDVRPVSELKYDGIKVIKSNGHTPDSTSYLFTSLKALFVGDAAMKNGETVTVNRGFTLDYNKALSSIQTLSEEKEATVFPGHGKPFRFDGGNHEAIREE, from the coding sequence ATGGAAGTCGTGAACTCATTCACACTTATCCCTGGAACCATGGCAAACTGTTATGACGTTTCTTACAATGGAAAACGGTTCCTCATTGACGCTGGAACCAAGGGCTCAGGAAAAAAGATTGTGGAATATTATAATGCACTGAAGACAAAACCAAATATAGTACTCATAACCCATTATCATCCCGATCATATTGGTGGGCTGTCACTGGTAAAAGAAACCTTTAATCCTGTTATATATGTGCCAGATGGTGAAATAGACGTTGTTAAGGGACAGAAGAAGATGACCCCTGCCAGTAGTTTAATGTCCAAATTTGTGGCAACTGTAATGAAATCAAAACCTGTAAAGGATGTAAGGCCTGTCTCGGAATTGAAATATGATGGAATAAAGGTTATAAAATCAAACGGGCACACACCAGATAGCACATCATATCTTTTCACCAGTCTCAAGGCACTTTTTGTTGGTGATGCAGCAATGAAAAACGGTGAGACAGTAACCGTCAACAGGGGTTTTACTCTCGATTATAACAAAGCGTTATCATCCATTCAGACCCTGAGTGAAGAAAAGGAAGCCACAGTATTTCCGGGACACGGTAAGCCATTCAGATTTGATGGAGGAAATCATGAGGCTATTCGGGAGGAATAA
- a CDS encoding nucleotidyltransferase family protein, producing the protein MIGAILSGGYGKRLKPITDEIPKVLVEIKPNYTIMDRQILDFKYLGIEDIYVLSGHLGEKIEDRYGKVHDGIRFHYLKEEKPMGTLYSIRNLLETVGDEDVMLRNGDTITDINFEHFRKFSKESAFGMTMLVTRMRSPYGIVEMNGDQVTSFREKPVLEHYINSGLYYIKSSIREIFFNEYNGKDVEITVFPEIAKRRLLGAYKEDSLWIGVDSEKELEQARSEYKGREDTSFGYKKDIFENDRLGITEYLVKDDYSATITPEDGNLLRILSGSGIINGSLKESYTHGTVIKIENPVTVKAQQTTRLEVFSN; encoded by the coding sequence ATGATAGGAGCAATTTTGTCCGGAGGATACGGCAAGAGATTGAAACCGATTACTGATGAGATTCCAAAAGTTTTAGTTGAAATAAAACCAAACTATACCATAATGGACAGACAGATACTGGATTTTAAATATCTTGGAATTGAAGATATTTACGTACTATCAGGACATCTTGGTGAAAAAATAGAGGATAGATATGGGAAAGTCCACGATGGAATAAGATTCCATTATCTAAAGGAAGAGAAACCTATGGGTACACTTTATTCCATAAGGAATCTCCTTGAAACTGTTGGTGATGAAGACGTAATGTTGAGGAATGGTGATACCATTACAGATATTAACTTCGAACACTTCAGAAAGTTCTCAAAAGAATCCGCTTTTGGAATGACAATGCTAGTGACAAGAATGAGAAGCCCTTACGGCATAGTGGAAATGAATGGAGACCAGGTTACTTCTTTCAGGGAAAAACCAGTTCTGGAACATTACATAAACTCTGGTCTTTATTATATTAAGAGTTCGATAAGGGAGATTTTTTTCAATGAATACAATGGAAAGGATGTTGAGATAACTGTATTTCCTGAAATAGCCAAGAGGAGACTCCTTGGAGCATACAAGGAGGATTCTTTGTGGATCGGGGTGGATAGTGAGAAAGAGCTTGAACAGGCAAGATCCGAATATAAGGGCAGGGAAGATACCAGCTTTGGATACAAGAAGGATATCTTTGAAAATGACAGATTGGGTATAACAGAATATCTTGTGAAAGATGATTATTCTGCAACCATAACACCAGAAGATGGAAATCTGCTAAGAATACTGAGTGGAAGTGGGATAATCAATGGCAGCCTGAAGGAGTCTTACACCCATGGCACCGTAATAAAAATTGAAAACCCAGTAACAGTAAAAGCCCAACAGACTACAAGATTGGAAGTGTTCTCAAACTAG
- the htpX gene encoding zinc metalloprotease HtpX, producing the protein MDSTGIRIRLATILAGIGIAVIAGLIISVVANYFFNLSYSFSFLGIILVIVLIMDIAQYLLSPYIIGRMYHLRKVNPQDPSTAWLYASLQQVCSYNNQRVPELFIAETPVANAFAYGSLLSGRRMAVTRGLLNILNRDEVEAVMGHEIGHLKHHDVALLLAIGLIPTIIFYFGYSMLFGGGRKGGNGSIFIIALVMMGVSFVFNIMILGVNRMRESYADVNSAQTIPGGAENLQTALAKIVASTPQKKHLRKSAGSSTSSMLMFSGLDQGEMKDHRRLLEEWKHMKISLSQSIFSDHPHPAKRIQMLEKLKKVQ; encoded by the coding sequence ATGGATAGCACTGGTATTAGAATACGATTGGCAACAATACTGGCAGGGATAGGCATCGCAGTTATTGCTGGTCTTATAATTTCAGTGGTGGCAAATTATTTCTTTAACCTATCATATTCTTTTTCATTTCTTGGAATAATACTTGTGATTGTGCTCATAATGGACATTGCTCAATATCTTCTTTCTCCATATATTATAGGAAGAATGTATCATCTGAGAAAGGTAAATCCACAGGATCCATCAACCGCATGGCTGTATGCTTCCTTACAGCAGGTATGCAGCTATAATAACCAGAGGGTTCCGGAACTTTTCATTGCCGAAACTCCAGTAGCAAATGCATTTGCATACGGTTCCCTTCTTTCAGGAAGAAGAATGGCAGTGACAAGAGGTCTCCTTAACATTCTCAATAGAGATGAGGTTGAAGCTGTAATGGGTCACGAAATTGGGCATCTTAAGCATCATGATGTTGCGCTCTTACTGGCAATAGGTTTGATACCAACCATAATCTTCTACTTTGGATATTCCATGTTATTTGGAGGAGGAAGAAAGGGTGGTAACGGTTCAATATTCATAATAGCACTGGTAATGATGGGTGTGAGTTTTGTATTCAATATCATGATCCTTGGGGTTAACAGGATGAGGGAGTCATATGCCGATGTAAATTCAGCCCAAACAATACCCGGTGGAGCCGAAAACCTACAGACTGCTCTCGCTAAAATTGTAGCCTCAACACCCCAGAAAAAGCATCTTAGAAAAAGTGCAGGAAGTTCAACAAGCAGTATGCTGATGTTTTCAGGGCTTGATCAGGGAGAAATGAAAGATCACAGGAGACTTTTAGAGGAATGGAAGCATATGAAAATATCACTTTCGCAGTCAATTTTTAGTGATCATCCTCATCCTGCAAAGAGGATACAAATGCTTGAAAAACTAAAGAAAGTTCAATAG
- a CDS encoding ATP-dependent DNA helicase, with protein MNESNGESFAKSSYGSISLKPYQIDAINFAVECLLKQVVPIIESPTGSGKTIISIISSIIYAKKTGKKVLYLTRTNSQQEQILKELKILSKAMDFRAIAMQGRVNMCPLYMELEKESDFTTESLSKMCSSRKKRTKERKEGGCYYYNSGISSDETREYILENIQSPEDIFETLRSRKICPYESLKFAMRDADLVVMPYSYFVNSNMAITTIYNWRTSRENLVIIIDEAHNLPDIARESNSLEISMNTVNISEKEAVDFGDPELQPSVHVSDFMEAIRVSMIELTREMVEKQKEKRIMFRDIYEEMSIYMKRKSDEIEYMVDALIAFGSQIEDQKENLGKVPMSHIKILGEKLKFLRFAEYDRFICIVSRDEEEKLEAYCLDPSIVLEPLFRSSTIHVSATLDPVWLYTNMTGIVNFEFKSIKNIFPASNLLVLYRDDLTTKYSEFGAEMADKYVKVISDIVTGLDRKSMVFFPSFNTMQYIETKVKFPHLSESRSMTQRDFQHLISLYRKENRPLFGVMGGRLSEGINLPGNLLEVEIIAGIPFPKPTIKQRALSSYYDLLFGSGWQYAFLFPAIIKIRQTMGRVIRSEEDIGVIIILDGRVQMLEPYINARLSNNIRDDINSFFSSHIK; from the coding sequence GTGAATGAATCTAATGGTGAAAGTTTCGCAAAATCCAGTTATGGATCTATCAGCCTTAAACCATATCAGATTGATGCAATAAATTTCGCTGTTGAATGCCTGTTGAAACAGGTTGTACCCATAATCGAATCTCCAACAGGGTCAGGAAAAACAATAATATCAATTATTTCCTCAATTATATACGCAAAGAAAACAGGTAAAAAGGTACTTTACCTTACGAGGACAAATTCTCAGCAAGAACAGATTCTGAAAGAACTTAAGATTCTTTCCAAAGCAATGGATTTCAGAGCAATTGCAATGCAGGGAAGGGTAAATATGTGCCCGCTTTACATGGAACTTGAAAAAGAATCAGACTTCACAACAGAATCTTTATCGAAAATGTGTTCATCAAGAAAGAAGAGAACCAAGGAAAGGAAGGAGGGCGGATGCTACTATTACAACAGTGGTATCTCTTCAGATGAAACTAGGGAATATATTCTTGAAAATATCCAATCACCAGAGGACATTTTCGAAACACTAAGATCAAGGAAAATATGTCCATATGAATCTCTAAAATTTGCAATGAGAGATGCAGACCTTGTTGTAATGCCTTACTCATATTTTGTAAATTCAAATATGGCAATTACAACCATCTATAACTGGAGAACTTCGAGAGAAAACCTTGTTATAATAATTGATGAAGCTCATAACCTTCCTGATATAGCACGAGAATCGAACTCACTGGAAATATCCATGAATACTGTAAACATCTCAGAGAAGGAGGCGGTCGACTTCGGAGACCCAGAACTTCAGCCTTCTGTACATGTATCTGATTTCATGGAGGCGATACGGGTATCCATGATTGAATTGACCCGTGAAATGGTTGAAAAACAGAAGGAAAAGCGGATCATGTTCAGGGATATATATGAGGAAATGAGTATCTACATGAAGCGAAAATCGGACGAGATAGAATACATGGTTGATGCTCTCATAGCATTTGGATCTCAAATAGAAGATCAGAAGGAAAATCTTGGAAAGGTTCCCATGTCGCACATTAAAATTCTTGGAGAGAAGCTGAAGTTCCTCAGATTTGCTGAGTATGACAGATTCATATGTATAGTCTCAAGGGATGAAGAGGAAAAGCTTGAGGCATACTGTCTGGATCCATCAATTGTTCTTGAACCACTGTTCCGGTCTTCCACCATTCACGTCTCTGCAACTCTTGATCCTGTGTGGCTTTACACCAACATGACTGGGATAGTAAATTTTGAATTTAAATCCATTAAAAATATATTCCCTGCATCAAATCTACTGGTTCTCTACAGGGATGATCTTACAACAAAATATTCAGAATTCGGAGCCGAGATGGCTGATAAATATGTTAAGGTGATAAGTGATATCGTAACAGGTCTTGACCGGAAGTCAATGGTATTCTTCCCCTCATTTAATACTATGCAGTATATAGAAACAAAGGTAAAATTTCCCCACCTGTCAGAATCAAGATCCATGACACAGCGTGATTTTCAACATCTTATATCTCTTTACAGAAAGGAAAATCGACCATTGTTTGGTGTTATGGGTGGAAGATTATCCGAAGGAATAAATCTACCGGGAAATCTTCTCGAAGTTGAAATAATAGCAGGCATTCCATTCCCGAAACCCACAATAAAACAGAGGGCTCTATCTTCATATTACGATCTGTTATTCGGGTCAGGATGGCAGTATGCTTTTCTATTTCCAGCAATTATTAAGATAAGGCAAACAATGGGCAGGGTAATAAGATCTGAAGAGGATATTGGAGTGATAATAATTTTAGATGGAAGGGTCCAAATGCTGGAGCCATACATAAATGCAAGGTTAAGTAACAATATCAGAGATGATATCAATTCCTTTTTCAGTAGTCACATTAAATAA
- a CDS encoding GNAT family N-acetyltransferase produces MRLFGRNNSKKGLLNTNTYSSIEMQREELQEHVVRRIEPYEIKRAMEISQKSLSERYSRDLMMEIYQGWPDGFIVYSVRDRIFGFLAGKKVTQSEARILMLATEEKYRSLGIGGEIIENFIQTCQIYGFITVRLEVRTDNRRGIEFYQRHGFMVTSILRNYYSDGSDAYVMWKQLV; encoded by the coding sequence ATGAGGCTATTCGGGAGGAATAATTCTAAAAAAGGGTTATTAAATACCAATACATATTCAAGCATAGAAATGCAGAGAGAGGAACTACAGGAACATGTGGTCCGAAGAATAGAGCCATATGAGATTAAGAGAGCGATGGAGATTTCACAGAAATCTCTGTCGGAAAGGTATTCCAGAGACCTTATGATGGAAATTTACCAGGGCTGGCCAGATGGGTTTATTGTATACTCAGTAAGGGACAGAATATTTGGTTTCCTCGCAGGAAAGAAGGTGACACAAAGTGAAGCAAGAATACTTATGCTTGCAACAGAAGAAAAATATCGAAGCCTGGGTATTGGTGGGGAAATCATTGAAAACTTTATTCAGACATGCCAGATTTACGGTTTTATAACTGTAAGGCTTGAAGTGAGGACAGACAATAGGAGGGGAATAGAATTTTACCAGAGACATGGGTTTATGGTTACCTCCATATTGAGAAATTATTACAGTGATGGCTCAGATGCTTATGTAATGTGGAAGCAGCTAGTTTGA